In Alosa sapidissima isolate fAloSap1 chromosome 4, fAloSap1.pri, whole genome shotgun sequence, the following are encoded in one genomic region:
- the LOC121707020 gene encoding meprin A subunit beta-like, protein MNAKGVILRAFEQFRLKTCIDFRPKFWNEQHIAIKKEEGCWSYVGKNVRDQELSIGSGCDSVATVEHELMHALGFWHEQSRYDRDNYISINWGNIEEGKEHNFKIRTKDTNSTMDTPYDYFSVMHYPKDAFSNGNGSTIITKLPEFQDVIGQRLDII, encoded by the exons ATGAATGCAAAAGGAGTCATCTTGAGAGCTTTCGAACAGTTCAGGCTGAAAACATGTATTGACTTCAGACCTAAGTTTTGGAATGAACAACACATTGCAATCAAGAAGGAAGAAGG atgtTGGTCCTATGTTGGAAAAAATGTGAGGGATCAGGAACTTTCTATTGGCTCTGGTTGTGACTCTGTGGCCACCGTAGAGCATGAGCTCATGCACGCTTTGGGTTTCTGGCATGAGCAGTCCAGATATGACCGGGACAATTACATCTCAATCAACTGGGGAAACATTGAAGAAG GGAAGGAGCACAATTTCAAAATCAGAACGAAAGATACCAACAGCACCATGGACACCCCATATGACTACTTCTCAGTCATGCACTACCCCAAAGATGCCTTCAGCAATGGCAACGGATCTACCATCATCACAAAACTACCTGAGTTCCAAGATGTGATTGGACAGAGACTTGATATTATATGA